One genomic segment of Echeneis naucrates chromosome 18, fEcheNa1.1, whole genome shotgun sequence includes these proteins:
- the hdlbpb gene encoding vigilin, with product MSSVAVLTPESFAEHRSGLKDQEITGCVPEDEAYIPTYLEAFPPLPEKGTPGEKSGEPASAWGSKIRPIKASVITQVFHVPLEERRYKDNSQFGEGEEAKVCLDIMQRTGAHIELSLAKDQGLSIMVTGKLDSVMKARKEIVARLQTQASATVAIPKEHHRFVIGKNGEKLQELELKTATKIAIPRPDDPSANIRITGTKEGIEKARHEILLISAEQDKRAVERLSLEKAFHPFIAGAHNRLVQELSQETGARISIPPPSLPKDEIVITGEKEAVALAVNRIRTIYDDKKRKTTTISVEVKKSQHKYIIGPKGNTLQEILEATGVSVEMPPLDSGSETIILRGEPDKLGPALTQVYAKAKSVMVVEVTAPAWLHRFIIGKKGQNIGRITQQLPRVHIEFTDGEERISLEGPTEEVEQAQAQIQEIIKDLLVRMDYTEVIIDQRFHRHLIGKNGANINRIKEQYKVSVRIPQDSERSGLVRIEGDPKGVQLARRELIEMVQRMENERTKDLIVEQKFHRTIIGQKGEKIKEVRDKFPEVIINFPDPSQKSDIVQLRGPKNEVEKCAKFLQKIIADLIENSFSLSVPIFKQFHKNIIGKGGANIKKIREETNTKIDLPTENSNSEMIIITGKKSNCEVARERILAIQRELANIKESEVTIPAKLHNSLIGSKGCLVRSIMEDCGGVHIHFPSEGSGSDKVTIRGPAGEVEKAKKQLLQLAEEKQVNNFTAELQAKPEYHKFLIGRGGANIRRVRDKTGARIIFPSPDDTEQELITIVGKEEAVRQAQKELEILVKNLDDVVEDTMVVDIRHHRHFVCRRGQVLRELAEEYGGVAVSFPRTGANSQRVSLKGAKDCVDAAKKRIQEIIEDLESQVSVEVAIPQRYHRAIMGPKGFRIQHITREHEVQIKFPERDDSTAGQEAPPQENGEVSPEAEFVPRKCDIITISGRAEKCELAKAALLALVPITEDVEVSYELHRYIIGQKGSGIRKMMEEYEVNIWVPQPEKQLDVIKVTGLAANVERAKQGLLERVKELQAEQEDRALRSFKITMSVDPKFHPKIIGRKGAVISQIRKDHDVSIQFPDKGDEQQDLIVISGYERNVEEARQAIQQLVAELQEMVSQDVHLDPRTHARIIGARGKAIRKLMEEFKVDIRFPQPSSDEPDKVTVTGLPETVDNAIDHLLNLEEEYLLSVTETETLAAYMKPPSRYGGGGGAGGVDDSSGGPAKGFVVRDAPWNAAGNKAPDMSSAEDFPTFGTGVAPKQASAWGPKKF from the exons ATGAGCTCAGTGGCAGTGTTAACCCCGGAGAGCTTTGCGGAGCATCGCAGTGGCCTCAAGGACCAGGAGATTACAG GCTGCGTCCCAGAGGATGAGGCCTACATCCCCACCTATCTGGAAGCCTTCCCGCCGCTGCCAGAGAAGGGAACTCCAGGGGAAAAGTCGGGGGAACCGGCTTCAGCTTGGGGCAGCAAGATCAGGCCCATCAAAGCCTCTGTCATCACACAG GTCTTCCACGTGCCCCTGGAGGAGCGTCGCTACAAGGACAACAGCCAGTTCGGTGAGGGTGAGGAGGCCAAAGTGTGTCTGGACATCATGCAGCGGACGGGGGCCCATATTGAGCTGTCCCTGGCTAAAGACCAGGGCCTTTCCATCATGGTCACAGGGAAGCTGGACTCTGTCATGAAGGCTCGCAAGGAAATTGTGGCTCGCCTGCAGACACAG GCCTCGGCAACAGTTGCCATCCCCAAGGAGCACCATCGTTTTGTCATCGGTAAAAACGGTGAAAAGCTGCAGGAGTTGGAGCTGAAGACCGCCACAAAGATCGCTATTCCACGTCCTGACGACCCCAGCGCCAACATCCGCATCACTGGCACCAAGGAGGGCATTGAGAAGGCTCGCCACGAGATTCTTCTCATCTCTGCTGAACAG GACAAGCGTGCAGTGGAGCGTTTGTCCCTGGAGAAGGCCTTCCACCCCTTCATCGCTGGTGCCCACAACCGGCTGGTGCAGGAGCTGAGCCAGGAGACAGGCGCCCGCATCAGCATCCCTCCTCCCAGCCTGCCCAAAGACGAGATTGTCATCACTGGAGAGAAGGAGGCTGTTGCCCTGGCGGTCAACCGCATTCGAACCATCTACGATGACAAG AAGAGAAAGACCACCACTATCTCTGTAGAGGTGAAGAAGTCTCAGCATAAGTACATCATCGGTCCGAAGGGCAACACCCTGCAGGAGATCCTGGAGGCCACGGGTGTGTCCGTGGAGATGCCCCCTCTGGACTCTGGCTCAGAAACCATCATCCTCAGGGGGGAGCCTGACAAGCTGGGACCAGCACTGACACAGGTCTATGCCAAG GCGAAGAGCgtgatggtggtggaggtgaCTGCTCCAGCGTGGCTGCATCGTTTTATCATTGGCAAGAAGGGACAGAATATTGGGCGGATCACACAGCAGTTACCACGG GTTCACATCGAGTTCACAGATGGTGAGGAGCGCATCAGTCTGGAGGGGCCAACAGAGGAAGTGGAGCAGGCTCAGGCCCAGATACAGGAGATCATAAAGGACCTG CTGGTGAGGATGGACTACACTGAAGTCATCATCGACCAGCGTTTCCACAGGCACCTCATCGGAAAGAACGGAGCCAACA TCAATCGGATCAAGGAGCAGTACAAAGTATCAGTACGAATCCCTCAGGACTCGGAGCGAAGCGGTCTGGTCCGGATTGAAGGAGATCCTAAAGGGGTCCAGCTTGCACGTAGAGAACTCATTGAGATGGTCCAGAGGATG GAAAATGAACGTACCAAAGACCTGATCGTGGAGCAGAAGTTCCATCGGACAATCATCGGCCAGAAGGGAGAAAAGATCAAAGAAGTTCGAGATAAGTTCCCTGAG GTCATTATCAACTTCCCTGACCCGTCACAGAAGAGTGACATTGTCCAACTGAGAGGGCCGAAGAATGAGGTGGAGAAATGTGCAAAGTTCCTGCAGAAGATCATTGCTGACCTG atTGAGAACAGCTTCTCGCTGTCCGTCCCCATCTTCAAgcaatttcacaaaaatataattGGAAAGGGTGGCGCCAATATCAAAAAG ATCCGTGAAGAGACCAACACTAAGATTGACCTCCCGACCGAGAACAGCAACTCGGAGATGATCATCATTACAGGCAAAAAGAGCAACTGTGAGGTGGCCAGAGAGCGAATCCTCGCCATTCAGAGAGAACTG GCCAACATCAAGGAGTCAGAGGTCACCATCCCAGCCAAATTGCACAACTCCCTGATTGGCTCCAAAGGCTGCCTTGTCCGCTCCATCATGGAAGACTGCGGTGGCGTTCACATCCATTTTCCCTCTGAGGGCTCTGGCTCGGACAAGGTCACCATCAGAGGGCCGGCAGGAGAGGTGGAGAAGGCCaagaaacagctgctgcagttggCTGAGGAGAAG CAAGTCAACAACTTCACTGCTGAGCTGCAAGCAAAACCAGAATACCATAAATTCTTGATTGGCCGTGGTGGGGCGAATATCCGCCGTGTGCGGGACAAGACAGGGGCTCGAATTATCTTCCCCTCACCGGATGATACAGAGCAGGAGCTGATCACCATCGTAGGAAAAGAGGAGGCTGTTCGTCAGGCTCAGAAGGAGCTCGAAATTTTGGTCAAAAACCTG GATGATGTGGTAGAGGACACGATGGTTGTGGACATTCGCCACCACCGCCACTTTGTATGTCGGAGAGGCCAGGTGCTGAGGGAGTTGGCTGAGGAGTACGGCGGCGTGGCCGTCAGCTTCCCTCGCACCGGAGCCAACAGTCAGCGGGTCTCTCTGAAGGGAGCCAAGGACTGTGTGGACGCTGCAAAGAAACGCATCCAGGAGATCATCGAGGACCTG GAGTCCCAGGTGAGCGTGGAGGTGGCCATCCCTCAGCGTTACCACCGCGCCATCATGGGCCCTAAGGGCTTCCGCATCCAGCACATCACCAGGGAACACGAAGTTCAAATCAAGTTCCCTGAGAGAGATGACAGCACCGCAG GCCAGGAGGCTCCACCACAAGAGAACGGTGAGGTCAGTCCAGAGGCGGAGTTTGTCCCCCGcaaatgtgacatcatcaccatctcTGGGAGGGCAGAAAAGTGTGAGCTGGCTAAAGCCGCCTTACTG GCGTTGGTACCCATAACAGAGGATGTGGAAGTCTCTTACGAGCTGCATCGCTACATCATTGGCCAGAAAGGCAGTGGGATAAGGAAGATGATGGAGGAGTATGAG GTGAACATCTGGGTGCCGCAGCCTGAGAAGCAGCTAGATGTGATCAAGGTGACGGGTCTGGCGGCCAACGTGGAGCGAGCCAAACAGGGTCTCCTGGAGAGGGTGAAAGAACTGCAGGCCGAGCAGGAAGACAGG GCCCTGCGCAGCTTCAAGATCACCATGTCTGTAGATCCAAAGTTTCATCCGAAGATCATTGGTCGCAAGGGAGCCGTCATCTCTCAAATCAGAAAAGACCATGACGTCAGCATCCAGTTCCCTGACAAAGGAGACGAGCAGCAG GATCTGATCGTGATTTCGGGGTACGAACGTAACGTGGAGGAGGCGCGTCAGGCCATCCAGCAGCTGGTCGCTGAGTTGCAGGAGATGGTGAGCCAAGATGTCCACCTGGACCCTCGGACTCACGCTCGCATCATCGGTGCCCGAGGAAAAGCCATCCGCAAGCTGATGGAGGAGTTCAAG GTGGATATCAGATTCCCTCAGCCCAGTTCTGACGAGCCTGACAAAGTGACTGTAACGGGCCTTCCTGAGACTGTTGACAACGCCATCGACCACCTGCTCAACTTGGAGGAAGAATAT TTGCTCAGTGTGACAGAGACGGAGACCTTGGCGGCATACATGAAGCCTCCGTCTCGCtatggagggggagggggagcgGGAGGAGTGGACGACAGCAGTGGGGGTCCAGCTAAGGGCTTTGTTGTGCGGGACGCCCCCTGGAATGCAGCAGGGAACAAG GCTCCTGACATGAGCAGTGCTGAGGATTTCCCCACGTTTGGGACCGGTGTGGCCCCAAAACAAGCGTCGGCCTGGGGCCCCAAGAAGTTCTGA